In Vigna unguiculata cultivar IT97K-499-35 chromosome 3, ASM411807v1, whole genome shotgun sequence, a single genomic region encodes these proteins:
- the LOC114178433 gene encoding uncharacterized protein LOC114178433 — protein MAIGEEASEGVENDRNVIEQEPIMDEMYDDFMAELCNENDILPLTDETFKSLFQIDEPILLDYFSSELLKERQQVVGTETPAHNNVTEDTSPIIQFTPNSSERANISEVVAHEVGGNMGLLNPNILTSTNTSWNHHPIGVNNTSARLGTMNSPGLDASFGNPMFPNITRSSITPFQSPSFFPVLPYGGGSSSSSSNIHQQHPRSLPLQTIGMNARGASAMVHRFNNQELFCPRPPSLRDFDTMVSAWKGCLVGKVHSYRESLNAAMAVRKPTSPVTLTVDWSSRLQIVHFLPTRIVNYTMKMCGGPIDYVLFHITKFNNLDLYDHMKSEKLCAKIELYSQTLILSTTESKYHFLGTVFPAGTMFVIPV, from the exons ATGGCCATCGGAGAGGAAGCCTCGGAGGGTGTTGAAAATGATAGAAAT GTTATCGAGCAGGAACCAATAATGGATGAAATGTACGATGATTTTATGGCAGAACTGTGCAATGAGAATGATATTTTACCACTGACAGATGAGactttcaaaagccttttccaAATAGATGAACCCATTCTTTTAGACTATTTTTCTTCGGAACTCCTCAAAGAAAGACAACAAGTAGTGGGTACAGAGACTCCAGCACATAATAATGTTACAGAAGACACATCTCCAATCATTCAATTCACTCCAAATTCATCTGAGAGAGCTAACATTTCAGAAGTGGTAGCACATGAAGTAGGAGGCAACATGGGATTATTGAACCCTAATATTCTCACCTCCACAAACACTTCATGGAATCATCATCCAATTGGTGTGAATAACACAAGTGCAAGACTAGGAACTATGAATTCTCCAGGACTTGATGCTTCCTTCGGTAATCCCATGTTCCCTAACATAACAAGAAGCTCAATCACTCCATTTCAATCACCAAGCTTCTTCCCTGTGCTTCCTTATGGTGGTGgtagcagcagcagcagcagcaataTTCATCAACAACATCCAAGGTCCCTTCCATTACAAACGATTGGGATGAATGCACGAGGTGCTTCTGCAATGGTGCATCGATTTAACAACCAGGAACTTTTCTGCCCTCGCCCACCCTCTCTCAGAGATTTTGATACCATGGTTTCTGCATGGAAG GGATGTTTGGTCGGAAAAGTTCACTCGTATCGCGAATCCCTTAATGCTGCAATg GCAGTGAGGAAACCAACATCACCTGTCAC GCTTACTGTTGATTGGTCGAGTAGGCTTCAGATCGTCCACTTCTTACCCACAAGGATTGTCAACTATACAATGAA GATGTGTGGTGGACCTATTGATTATGTGCTCTTTCACATAACTAAATTCAACAATCTTGACTTGTACGACCATATGAAGAGTGAAAAATTG TGTGCAAAAATTGAACTCTATTCACAGACGCTAATCTTATCTACAACCGAAAGCAAATATCACTTCTTAGGAACAGTTTTTCCAGCG GGTACGATGTTTGTTATACCTGTCTGA